One window from the genome of Rhodococcus sp. ABRD24 encodes:
- the steA gene encoding putative cytokinetic ring protein SteA — protein MKMPALLSRKTETLPGISGIARVDRDTAKLLRRVGHGDVVVLDEIDLDRVTADAIVAAGVLAVVNASPSISGRYPNLGPEVLVANGITLIDSVGAEVFKAIKDGSKVRLHEGGVYAGDRRLAKGDEQTEAEISDRMIEAKTGLVDHLEAFSGNTIEFIRSESPLLIDGVGVPDIAVDLEDRHVVVVADGPGHQQDLKNLKPFIKEYSPILVGVGAGADTLTQSGYRPDLIVGDPDDISSETLKCGAEVVLPADPDGHAQGLERIQDLGIGAMTFPASASPSDLALLLADHHGASLIVTVGSTVSLDEFFDRGRRDTNPAAFMTRLKVGPKLVDSKAVATLYRSRVSGAAIALLVLAALTAVIVALVVSNVGGDAVDWAIDTWNSFALWVQGLFK, from the coding sequence ATGAAGATGCCGGCGCTGCTCTCCCGTAAGACCGAAACCCTGCCCGGAATCAGTGGCATCGCCCGAGTCGACCGCGACACTGCCAAGCTGTTGCGGAGGGTCGGCCACGGCGATGTCGTCGTCCTCGACGAGATAGATCTGGACCGGGTCACCGCTGACGCGATCGTCGCCGCCGGTGTCCTGGCCGTAGTCAACGCGTCTCCGTCGATTTCGGGACGCTACCCGAACCTCGGTCCCGAAGTGCTGGTCGCAAACGGGATCACGCTGATCGATTCTGTCGGCGCCGAGGTCTTCAAAGCGATCAAGGACGGATCGAAGGTCCGTCTCCACGAGGGTGGCGTCTACGCCGGTGACCGGCGTTTGGCGAAGGGTGACGAGCAGACCGAGGCCGAGATCTCCGATCGGATGATCGAGGCGAAGACCGGCCTGGTCGACCACCTCGAGGCATTCTCGGGCAACACGATCGAGTTCATCCGATCCGAGAGTCCACTTCTGATCGACGGGGTGGGGGTGCCCGACATCGCCGTAGATCTCGAGGATCGGCACGTGGTGGTGGTCGCGGATGGTCCGGGGCATCAGCAGGACCTGAAGAATCTCAAACCGTTCATCAAGGAGTACTCGCCGATTCTGGTCGGCGTAGGTGCGGGTGCGGACACTCTCACGCAGTCCGGATACCGTCCGGACCTGATCGTCGGTGATCCCGACGACATCAGCAGTGAAACCCTCAAATGCGGTGCCGAGGTGGTGTTGCCGGCCGACCCGGACGGTCACGCGCAGGGGTTGGAGCGGATCCAGGACCTCGGGATCGGCGCCATGACGTTCCCCGCGTCGGCGTCGCCGTCGGATCTGGCACTGTTGCTCGCCGATCACCACGGTGCGTCGCTGATCGTCACAGTCGGCAGTACCGTCTCGCTGGACGAGTTCTTCGATCGGGGACGTCGGGACACCAACCCCGCGGCGTTCATGACGCGCCTCAAGGTGGGTCCGAAGCTTGTCGACTCCAAAGCAGTTGCGACGCTGTACCGTAGCCGCGTCTCCGGTGCGGCCATCGCGTTGCTGGTTCTCGCAGCACTGACCGCAGTGATCGTCGCGCTCGTGGTCTCGAATGTCGGCGGAGACGCAGTGGACTGGGCAATCGACACGTGGAACAGCTTCGCGCTGTGGGTACAGGGGCTCTTCAAGTGA
- the recN gene encoding DNA repair protein RecN — MLAEIRIDGLGVISSACAQFHEGLTVLTGETGAGKTMVVTSLHLLSGARADAGRVRIGASRAIVEGRFTVDEAAVQIDRQVTRVLESCGAERDEDGSIIAVRTVGGDGRSRAHLGGRSVPAGVLSQFTDPLLTVHGQNDQLRLLRPDEQRNALDLFADKNIGPLLARYRKHRAEWVECRAEFIERTSRTRELAQEADQLTYALEEIDRIAPSPGEDSAIVTEVRRLGDLDSLRSAAEGAQAALTGSDDSGGSVDGVSAALDLLGEARSRIEASDDPALTGLGPRLGEAIAVVADVSGELSGYLSALPSDPDALDMLLTRQAELKTLTRKYAADIDGVLAWADNARDRLAKIDVSADALADLAARVDVTAGATAEAAVKLTAARVKAASKLAKSVSEELAGLAMGRAALEVSVRPRDAGPHDAAPLKIGDRELHAGMSGVDEVEFRLAAHSGAQSLPISRSASGGELSRVMLALEVVLAGSDRGATMVFDEVDAGVGGRAAVEIGRRLARLARTHQVIVVTHLPQVAAFADTHLVVDKVDDARSGVNSGVRTLTEDERVVELARMLAGLDDTETGRAHAEELLAIAGQERSTALA, encoded by the coding sequence GTGCTTGCAGAGATTCGGATCGACGGACTCGGAGTGATCTCGTCGGCCTGTGCGCAGTTCCACGAGGGCCTGACTGTCCTCACCGGTGAGACCGGTGCCGGTAAGACCATGGTCGTCACGAGCCTGCACTTGCTCAGCGGTGCCCGCGCGGACGCCGGCAGGGTCCGGATCGGTGCCTCCCGGGCCATCGTCGAGGGTCGGTTCACCGTCGACGAAGCGGCCGTCCAGATCGACCGGCAGGTGACGCGAGTGCTCGAGTCGTGCGGCGCCGAGCGAGACGAAGACGGCAGCATCATCGCAGTGCGCACCGTTGGCGGCGATGGGCGCTCCCGTGCGCATCTCGGTGGACGCAGCGTTCCCGCGGGCGTGCTGTCTCAGTTCACCGATCCACTGCTGACCGTCCACGGGCAGAATGATCAGCTCCGCCTGCTGCGGCCGGATGAGCAGCGCAATGCGCTCGACCTGTTCGCCGACAAGAACATCGGACCGCTGCTGGCGCGCTACCGAAAGCATCGCGCCGAGTGGGTCGAATGCCGTGCGGAATTCATCGAACGGACCAGTCGCACGCGGGAACTCGCGCAAGAAGCTGACCAGCTGACCTACGCGCTGGAGGAGATCGACCGGATTGCACCGTCGCCCGGCGAGGACAGCGCCATTGTCACCGAGGTCCGGCGGCTCGGCGATCTCGATTCACTCCGATCGGCTGCGGAGGGCGCGCAGGCGGCGCTCACGGGCTCAGACGATTCCGGCGGGTCCGTCGACGGGGTCAGCGCGGCGCTGGATCTACTGGGTGAGGCGCGTTCGCGGATCGAGGCATCGGACGATCCGGCACTCACCGGGCTGGGGCCGCGACTGGGCGAGGCGATCGCCGTTGTCGCCGACGTTTCCGGGGAGCTGTCCGGGTACCTGTCGGCGCTGCCCAGCGATCCCGATGCGCTGGACATGCTGCTCACCAGGCAGGCAGAACTCAAGACCCTGACGCGCAAGTACGCGGCCGACATCGACGGCGTGCTGGCGTGGGCGGACAATGCCCGTGACCGGCTGGCGAAGATCGACGTCTCGGCCGATGCCCTCGCGGATCTCGCTGCACGTGTGGACGTGACGGCGGGCGCGACGGCCGAGGCTGCCGTCAAGCTCACCGCGGCGCGGGTGAAGGCGGCGTCGAAGCTGGCCAAGTCTGTCAGCGAGGAACTCGCCGGACTGGCGATGGGGCGTGCGGCGCTGGAGGTATCGGTGCGCCCCAGGGACGCAGGGCCCCATGATGCCGCTCCGCTGAAGATCGGTGACCGCGAGCTACATGCTGGAATGTCCGGGGTGGACGAGGTCGAGTTCCGGCTCGCCGCGCACAGCGGCGCCCAGTCATTGCCGATCAGCCGAAGTGCGTCGGGAGGTGAACTCTCGCGAGTGATGCTGGCGCTCGAAGTTGTGCTGGCCGGCTCCGACCGGGGCGCGACGATGGTGTTCGACGAGGTGGATGCGGGAGTCGGTGGTCGCGCCGCCGTCGAGATCGGGCGTCGGCTCGCACGGCTGGCCCGCACTCACCAGGTCATCGTCGTCACGCACCTGCCGCAGGTCGCGGCGTTCGCGGATACGCACCTGGTCGTCGACAAGGTCGACGATGCGCGCAGCGGTGTCAACAGCGGGGTGCGAACGCTGACCGAGGACGAACGAGTGGTGGAGCTCGCACGCATGCTTGCCGGGCTCGACGACACCGAAACCGGGCGTGCCCATGCCGAGGAGTTGCTTGCCATAGCGGGGCAGGAACGCAGCACGGCGCTCGCCTAG
- the xerD gene encoding site-specific tyrosine recombinase XerD, which produces MTVLGGQVDAYLDHLAVERGAARNTLTSYRRDLERYARFLSGRGVSDLVSVSEADVSDFVVALRRGNPAEGAVALAASSAARALIAVRGLHRFAAAEGVTPTDVARAVKPPNPGRRLPKSLPLDDVLALLDAAGGDGASDNPRTLRDRALLEVLYSTGARISEAVGLDIDDLDTEARSVLLRGKGGKERVVPVGRPAISAVDAYLVRGRPALAGRGTPALFLNVRGGRLSRQSAWQVLHTAAEKAGITVPVSPHTLRHSFATHLLDGGADVRVVQELLGHASVTTTQVYTMVTVGALREVWAQAHPRAR; this is translated from the coding sequence ATGACGGTGCTGGGGGGACAGGTCGATGCATACCTCGACCATCTGGCGGTCGAACGCGGTGCCGCTCGCAACACGCTCACTTCGTACCGGAGGGATCTGGAGCGGTACGCACGATTCCTGTCCGGGCGGGGTGTCAGCGACCTCGTCTCGGTGAGCGAGGCAGACGTCAGTGATTTCGTCGTGGCACTGCGCCGGGGGAATCCTGCGGAGGGCGCCGTGGCGCTGGCTGCTAGTTCCGCCGCACGCGCATTGATCGCGGTGCGCGGACTTCATCGTTTCGCGGCTGCGGAGGGTGTCACGCCGACCGACGTCGCCCGAGCGGTCAAGCCGCCGAACCCTGGGCGCCGACTGCCGAAGTCGCTTCCGTTGGATGACGTCCTTGCGCTGCTCGATGCCGCCGGGGGTGACGGTGCGTCGGACAATCCGCGGACGCTCCGCGACCGTGCCCTGCTCGAAGTCCTGTATTCGACTGGCGCGCGGATCTCGGAGGCCGTCGGCCTCGACATCGACGACCTCGACACCGAGGCGCGGTCGGTACTGTTACGCGGCAAGGGCGGCAAGGAGCGGGTGGTGCCGGTCGGCCGGCCTGCAATCTCTGCCGTCGACGCCTATCTGGTTCGCGGGCGGCCAGCCCTCGCGGGGCGCGGAACACCGGCGCTGTTCCTGAACGTCCGGGGTGGCCGTTTGTCCCGGCAGAGCGCGTGGCAGGTGCTGCATACCGCCGCGGAAAAGGCGGGGATCACGGTGCCGGTGTCCCCTCACACGCTGCGGCATTCCTTTGCGACCCATCTGCTCGACGGTGGCGCGGACGTGCGCGTGGTGCAAGAGTTGCTCGGTCATGCTTCGGTCACGACGACCCAGGTCTACACGATGGTCACCGTCGGTGCGCTCAGAGAGGTCTGGGCGCAGGCACACCCGCGTGCACGCTGA
- a CDS encoding NUDIX hydrolase translates to MSLPGEHEFRTVDSREVYSGAIVALRVDRVAMPGGREADREIVEHHGAVAVAVLDDDERLVLIRQYRHALGRRLWELPAGLLDEPGEAPLVAARRELAEETGLAADRWSLLVDVALSPGFTDESVRVFLAEGLRDVGRPAAHDEEADLEIARVPLADAVVMALRGEIVNATAVSGILALAAARSGGVVLRPTEAPWPDRPEMFSRRKRNRTGTGRT, encoded by the coding sequence ATGAGCCTGCCGGGCGAGCACGAGTTCCGTACCGTCGACTCGCGTGAGGTGTACAGCGGGGCAATCGTCGCGCTGCGAGTGGATCGGGTCGCGATGCCCGGCGGGCGTGAGGCAGATCGCGAGATCGTCGAGCACCACGGCGCGGTTGCCGTCGCGGTGCTCGACGATGACGAACGGCTGGTGCTGATCCGTCAGTACCGTCACGCACTCGGGCGTCGGCTGTGGGAGCTGCCGGCCGGGCTGCTCGACGAACCCGGCGAGGCTCCTCTCGTCGCTGCGCGGCGCGAGCTGGCGGAGGAGACGGGACTTGCTGCGGACCGGTGGTCGCTGCTGGTCGACGTCGCGCTCTCTCCCGGGTTCACCGACGAATCGGTGCGGGTGTTCTTGGCGGAGGGGCTGCGGGATGTCGGGCGCCCGGCCGCGCATGATGAGGAAGCCGATCTCGAGATTGCCCGGGTGCCGCTGGCCGACGCGGTCGTGATGGCACTGCGCGGCGAGATCGTGAATGCGACCGCGGTCTCGGGGATCCTGGCGCTTGCCGCGGCCCGCTCCGGTGGGGTCGTCCTGCGTCCGACGGAGGCGCCGTGGCCGGACCGGCCCGAGATGTTCTCGCGCCGGAAGCGAAATCGGACCGGTACTGGGAGAACATGA
- a CDS encoding CTP synthase: protein MPQSRIHSRNATKHIFVSGGVASSLGKGLTASSLGELLTARGLRVTMQKLDPYLNVDPGTMNPFQHGEVFVTEDGAETDLDVGHYERFLDRDLNGFANVTTGQVYSAVIAKERRGEYLGDTVQVIPHITDEIKSRILAMAGPDAQGQVPDVVITEIGGTVGDIESQPFLEAARQVRHDVGRENVFFLHVSLVPYLGPSGELKTKPTQHSVAALRNIGIQPDALILRCDRDVPQALKAKIALMCDVDVDACISTPDAPSIYDIPKVLHREGLDAYVVRQLGLPFRDVDWTVWGDLLERVHNPRETVRVALVGKYVDLPDAYLSVTEALRAGGFAHHAKVEISWVPSDECETEAGALAALGDVDAVLIPGGFGIRGIEGKLGAIKFARTRQIPLLGLCLGLQAVVIEAARSVGLEDANSEEFDAGTKHPVISTMADQEQIVAGEADLGGTMRLGAYPAVLAKGSVVAKAYGSENVSERHRHRYEVNNAYRDRIAESGLVFSGTSPDGHLVEFVELPAEKHPFFVATQAHPELKSRPTRPHPLFSAFINAALVYKAAEQLPVDVEPDAAQEQSATADSVG from the coding sequence TTGCCACAGTCACGCATCCATTCGCGTAACGCCACCAAGCACATCTTCGTGAGCGGGGGTGTAGCTTCCTCCCTTGGTAAGGGATTGACCGCCTCCAGCCTTGGTGAGCTGCTCACCGCTCGCGGACTGCGCGTGACCATGCAGAAGCTGGATCCCTACCTCAATGTCGATCCCGGAACGATGAACCCGTTCCAGCACGGCGAGGTGTTCGTCACGGAGGACGGCGCCGAGACGGACCTGGATGTCGGCCATTACGAGCGCTTCCTCGACCGCGACCTCAACGGATTCGCAAACGTCACCACCGGCCAGGTGTACTCCGCGGTGATCGCGAAGGAGCGTCGCGGGGAGTACCTGGGTGACACGGTGCAGGTCATCCCGCACATCACCGACGAGATCAAGAGCCGGATTCTCGCGATGGCCGGTCCCGACGCCCAGGGACAGGTCCCCGACGTCGTCATCACGGAGATCGGTGGCACGGTGGGTGACATCGAGTCGCAGCCTTTCCTGGAGGCTGCCCGTCAGGTGCGCCACGACGTGGGGCGTGAGAACGTCTTCTTCCTGCACGTTTCGCTGGTGCCGTACCTCGGCCCCTCTGGTGAACTCAAGACCAAGCCGACTCAGCACTCCGTGGCGGCACTGCGCAACATCGGTATCCAGCCGGACGCGCTGATCCTGCGCTGCGACCGCGACGTGCCGCAGGCGCTCAAGGCGAAGATTGCGCTGATGTGCGACGTCGACGTCGACGCATGCATCTCCACTCCCGACGCACCGTCGATCTACGACATCCCGAAGGTGCTGCACCGGGAGGGCCTCGACGCGTATGTCGTGCGCCAGCTCGGCTTGCCGTTCCGGGATGTGGACTGGACCGTGTGGGGTGATCTGCTCGAGCGCGTCCACAACCCTCGTGAGACGGTTCGCGTCGCGCTGGTCGGCAAGTACGTCGACCTGCCGGACGCCTACCTGTCGGTGACCGAGGCGCTGCGTGCCGGCGGTTTCGCGCACCACGCCAAGGTGGAGATTTCCTGGGTGCCCTCGGATGAATGCGAGACCGAGGCGGGTGCCCTGGCGGCGCTCGGCGACGTCGACGCAGTCCTGATCCCCGGCGGTTTCGGGATCCGCGGCATCGAGGGCAAGCTCGGCGCCATCAAGTTCGCCCGCACTCGCCAGATTCCGCTGCTGGGTCTGTGCCTGGGCCTGCAAGCAGTGGTGATCGAAGCTGCCCGTTCGGTGGGGCTCGAGGACGCGAACTCGGAGGAGTTCGACGCCGGCACCAAGCACCCCGTCATCTCGACGATGGCCGATCAGGAGCAGATCGTCGCCGGCGAAGCCGACCTCGGCGGCACGATGCGGTTGGGCGCCTACCCTGCGGTGCTCGCCAAGGGCTCCGTCGTGGCCAAGGCCTACGGCAGCGAGAACGTCTCCGAGCGTCATCGTCATCGCTACGAGGTCAACAACGCCTACCGGGACCGGATCGCCGAGAGTGGTCTCGTCTTCTCGGGCACGTCGCCTGACGGCCATCTCGTCGAGTTCGTCGAGCTGCCCGCCGAGAAGCATCCGTTCTTCGTTGCGACGCAGGCGCATCCGGAGCTCAAGAGCCGTCCAACTCGGCCGCATCCGTTGTTCTCGGCGTTCATCAACGCGGCACTGGTCTACAAGGCTGCCGAGCAGCTGCCGGTGGACGTCGAGCCGGACGCCGCACAGGAGCAGTCCGCCACCGCGGACAGCGTCGGATAG
- a CDS encoding copper transporter: protein MISLRQHAISIAAIFLALAIGVVLGSGLLSNGMLSGLRDDKAGLQNQIEDLNTQNNRLGEQLNSADSFDAAVADRIVRDSLAQRSVIVVTTPDANPGDVEGINRLIGLAGGTVTGRVSLTKSFVDSVNGDQLRTMVTNIIPAGVQLRTGAVDQGSLAGDLLGSVLLLNPQTAQPQTTPQERVLALDTLRGGGFIEFDGNVAPAQLAVVLTGGGDPDSVGGNRGAVIARFAGAMDGRGAGAVLAGPPSAAEGSGPIAVARADAALSAVLATVDNIDREAGRITVPLALQEQLGGVSGRYGTGPGAVSVTVGAKPL, encoded by the coding sequence GTGATTTCTCTGCGGCAACATGCAATCTCCATAGCGGCAATCTTTCTGGCCCTCGCGATCGGCGTGGTGCTCGGATCGGGGCTGCTCTCGAACGGGATGCTGTCGGGCCTGCGGGACGACAAGGCCGGGCTGCAGAACCAGATCGAGGATCTGAACACGCAGAACAACAGGTTGGGTGAGCAGCTCAACTCTGCAGACAGCTTCGACGCCGCGGTGGCCGACAGGATCGTCCGTGACAGCCTCGCGCAGCGCTCGGTGATCGTCGTGACGACGCCGGACGCGAATCCTGGCGATGTCGAAGGGATCAACCGGCTGATCGGGCTCGCCGGCGGCACAGTCACGGGGCGTGTGTCACTCACGAAGTCGTTCGTCGACTCCGTCAATGGTGATCAGCTGCGCACGATGGTGACCAATATCATCCCGGCGGGTGTTCAGCTGCGCACCGGCGCGGTCGACCAAGGTAGCCTCGCCGGCGACCTGCTGGGGTCGGTGCTGCTGCTCAATCCGCAGACGGCCCAGCCGCAGACCACCCCGCAGGAGCGTGTGCTGGCGCTGGACACCCTGCGTGGCGGCGGATTCATCGAGTTCGACGGCAACGTAGCGCCGGCGCAGCTGGCGGTGGTTCTGACGGGCGGGGGCGATCCGGACAGTGTGGGCGGTAACCGGGGTGCTGTGATCGCGCGTTTCGCCGGAGCCATGGACGGTCGCGGTGCCGGAGCCGTGCTCGCGGGTCCGCCGTCCGCGGCGGAGGGCAGCGGTCCAATCGCGGTGGCCCGCGCCGACGCGGCGCTGTCCGCGGTGCTGGCGACCGTCGACAACATCGATCGGGAGGCCGGCCGGATCACCGTCCCGCTGGCCCTCCAGGAGCAGCTGGGTGGGGTTTCCGGGCGTTACGGAACCGGCCCCGGTGCGGTCTCGGTCACCGTCGGGGCGAAGCCGCTGTAG